Proteins found in one Penaeus vannamei isolate JL-2024 chromosome 29, ASM4276789v1, whole genome shotgun sequence genomic segment:
- the LOC113816479 gene encoding oplophorus-luciferin 2-monooxygenase non-catalytic subunit — protein MPTRRRSVSIGLKMTGVSVLSALLALALGSSESAARNATEDALRYLPCPEPATIHPCVCTVDEDHSMDMDCSLVQSEDQLARIFSSDIPFTRFRRLVIMNNRNLMALRSGDLGVASFETIFIQGGILEEVLAQTLANSYSSATHIDLNDNRVLDFPFLELPLFTSLRSLKLSMNWLSEFPTLQSSVLQHVELDKNSFDRIPADGFTFLTNVETISLSNNHLQMILPGTFLDLPFLRELHLDNNQLSYISPGTIAEFKGGLLDLKENSLTVLDEEVFRPFVQGGTTVALNGNPLRCGCDIAWLVVNGAFVDLISDGTTCSDGEFLADLDPSIFLDLC, from the exons ATGCCCACAAGGCGCCGCTCAGTGAGCATCGGACTCAAAATGACTGGAGTCTCCGTCCTGAGCGCCCTCTTGGCTCTCGCTCTTGGCTCTTCCGAAAGCGCCGCCCGCAATGCCACGGAGGATGCCCTACGTTACCTACCCTGCCCCGAACCCGCGACCATCCACCCCTGCGTCTGCACCGTGGACGAGGACCACAGCATGGACATGGACTGCTCCCTAGTGCAGAGCGAGGACCAGCTGGCCAGGATCTTCTCCTCCGACATTCCCTTCACGAGGTTCCGCAGATTAGTTATCATGAACAACCGGAATCTGATGGCTCTGCGAAGCGGCGACTTAGGCGTGGCGTCTTTCGAGACAATTTTCATACAGGGCGGCATCCTGGAAGAAGTGCTTGCCCAGACATTAGCCAACAGCTATTCCTCCGCCACTCACATCGATCTCAATGATAACCGAGTGTTAGACTTTCCCTTCCTAGAACTGCCGTTGTTTACGTCCCTTCGCTCCTTGAAGCTAAGTATGAACTGGCTCTCCGAATTTCCAACGCTGCAGTCAAGCGTCCTGCAACACGTTGAATTAGATAAAAACTCTTTTGATAGAATTCCAGCCGATGGTTTCACATTTCTGACGAATGTTGAAACAATAAGCTTGTCTAACAACCATTTACAAATGATTCTGCCAG GAACCTTCTtggaccttcccttcctccgggAACTGCACCTTGACAACAACCAGCTGAGTTACATCTCGCCAGGAACCATTGCAG AGTTCAAAGGAGGGCTGCTCGACTTGAAGGAAAATTCACTTACAGTCCTCGATGAAGAGGTCTTCCGGCCGTTTGTGCAGGGAGGAACCACGGTCGCCTTGAAtg GCAATCCTCTCCGCTGTGGCTGCGACATCGCCTGGCTGGTCGTGAACGGCGCCTTCGTGGACCTCATCTCCGACGGAACCACCTGCTCCGACGGGGAGTTCCTGGCCGACCTCGACCCGAGCATTTTCCTGGATCTCTGTTGA